One Methylobacterium sp. 77 DNA window includes the following coding sequences:
- a CDS encoding HWE histidine kinase domain-containing protein has translation MTRTPEQERIAAEIVRTVNGPDPFAAALRATRMPMVIADPNLPDIPIVFVNAAFERATGFSREEVLGRNCRFLQGPNTDPADVARIREAIAQAVPIEIDLLNHRKNGEVFWNRLLIAPVFDSDGKVAYFFASQFDVTLEKDWLVRLQNDRDALETEVERRTLELRRSEMNLRFALTAGRLGSWTLDLVANDLETSDHCRMNFGRDPDVSFGYDDLLAMVHPGDRERMQAQVRRSIEQNVDYDIEYRVITPSGELRWVHVRGQTFYRADGTPLSMAGVSLDITERKHAEEHRNLLAGELTHRVKNTLTLIQSIVRQTLRTAPSLEEAGEALEARVVSLAAANDVLTEESWDGASIADIAERALAPFQSKGRERVDLEGGEIRLPPRGALALAMALHELATNAVKYGALSNDTGRVRLSWYLLDGVPHHFRILWEETGGPTVAVPTRTGFGSRLIERALAQEIDGTAKISYRRDGILFVAEGILPGRLQDEGDGPSDAGAA, from the coding sequence GTGACACGAACGCCGGAACAAGAGCGGATCGCGGCGGAGATCGTGCGCACGGTCAACGGGCCGGACCCGTTCGCGGCGGCGCTGCGGGCAACGCGGATGCCGATGGTCATCGCCGACCCGAACCTGCCGGACATCCCGATCGTCTTCGTCAATGCCGCCTTCGAGCGAGCCACCGGCTTCTCGCGGGAGGAAGTCCTCGGTCGCAACTGTCGCTTCCTGCAGGGACCGAACACCGATCCGGCGGATGTCGCCCGCATTCGCGAAGCGATCGCGCAAGCTGTTCCGATCGAGATCGATCTCCTGAACCATCGCAAGAACGGCGAGGTTTTCTGGAATCGCCTTCTCATCGCCCCGGTCTTCGATTCCGACGGCAAGGTTGCTTATTTCTTCGCCTCGCAGTTCGATGTGACCCTGGAAAAGGACTGGTTGGTCCGCCTCCAGAACGATCGTGACGCGCTGGAGACCGAGGTCGAACGCCGTACCCTCGAATTGCGCCGCAGCGAGATGAACCTGCGTTTCGCGTTGACCGCGGGTCGGCTGGGCTCCTGGACCCTCGACCTCGTCGCGAACGACCTGGAGACGTCGGACCATTGCCGGATGAATTTCGGCCGGGATCCGGACGTGTCGTTCGGGTACGACGATCTGCTCGCCATGGTCCATCCGGGAGACCGTGAACGGATGCAGGCCCAGGTGCGCCGCTCCATCGAACAGAACGTCGATTACGACATCGAGTACCGGGTGATCACGCCGTCGGGCGAACTACGCTGGGTCCACGTTCGCGGACAGACCTTCTACCGCGCCGATGGCACTCCGCTCAGCATGGCCGGCGTCTCGCTCGATATCACCGAGCGCAAACATGCGGAGGAACATCGCAACCTGCTCGCGGGCGAGTTGACCCATCGGGTGAAGAATACGCTCACCCTGATCCAGTCGATCGTGCGGCAGACCCTGCGGACCGCCCCTTCCCTCGAAGAAGCCGGCGAGGCCCTCGAAGCGCGCGTAGTCTCCCTCGCCGCGGCGAACGACGTCCTGACCGAGGAATCATGGGACGGTGCCTCCATCGCCGACATCGCGGAGCGAGCCCTGGCGCCGTTCCAGAGCAAGGGGCGAGAGCGCGTCGACCTCGAAGGCGGCGAGATCAGGCTTCCGCCGCGCGGAGCGCTGGCCTTGGCCATGGCCCTGCACGAGCTCGCCACCAACGCCGTCAAATATGGGGCCCTCTCGAACGATACCGGGCGGGTGCGGTTGTCATGGTACCTGCTCGACGGAGTCCCGCATCACTTCCGCATTCTCTGGGAAGAGACGGGCGGTCCCACGGTGGCGGTGCCGACGCGAACCGGGTTCGGCTCGCGCCTGATCGAGCGCGCGCTCGCTCAGGAAATCGACGGTACCGCGAAGATCTCCTACCGGCGGGACGGAATCCTGTTCGTCGCCGAGGGAATCCTGCCGGGACGCCTGCAGGACGAGGGTGATGGCCCGTCCGACGCCGGCGCCGCTTGA
- a CDS encoding LysR substrate-binding domain-containing protein encodes MLPVNLDMDVLRSFVVGIDLGSFAKAASRLGRSPSAISLQLRKLEDQVGHALVQKQGRGLVLTEAGETMLGYARRLLDLNDAALSALGSPALSGWIRIGLPQDFAETWLPDTLGRFSRLHPSVRIDVHVDRNAVLRSRLDTGELDLALLWDEDASDQRGVVIGTLPMAWIGPRGGVQRNPDLPLSVPLSLVLFGSPCIFRHAATTALDAAGIPWQISFSSPGLTGLWAAVSAGLGLTLRTPHGLPGSLKALDPQEAGLPMLPSLSLRLLKASPQTNVAVDRLASLISEVLIDVIDQLDLPTKRPRREAETSQA; translated from the coding sequence ATGCTGCCGGTGAACCTCGACATGGACGTCCTGCGCTCCTTCGTCGTCGGGATCGATCTCGGGAGTTTCGCGAAGGCGGCTTCTCGCCTCGGCCGGTCCCCTTCCGCGATCAGCCTGCAGCTGCGCAAACTCGAGGATCAGGTCGGGCATGCCCTGGTGCAGAAGCAGGGACGTGGGCTCGTCCTCACCGAAGCGGGCGAGACGATGCTCGGCTACGCTCGCAGGCTGCTCGATCTGAACGATGCCGCCCTGAGCGCACTCGGCTCGCCGGCACTCTCCGGTTGGATCCGTATCGGCCTGCCCCAGGACTTTGCCGAGACCTGGCTTCCCGACACGCTCGGACGCTTCTCGCGCCTCCACCCGAGCGTCAGAATCGATGTGCATGTGGACCGCAACGCGGTCCTGCGCTCACGCCTCGATACCGGCGAACTCGACCTGGCTCTCCTCTGGGACGAAGACGCGAGCGATCAACGCGGCGTCGTCATCGGAACCCTGCCGATGGCCTGGATCGGCCCCCGTGGCGGGGTCCAGCGAAACCCGGATCTTCCCCTCTCCGTACCGCTTTCGCTGGTCCTGTTCGGATCGCCCTGCATCTTTCGCCATGCCGCGACGACTGCCCTCGATGCGGCCGGAATTCCCTGGCAGATCTCATTCAGCAGTCCCGGCCTCACGGGCCTTTGGGCAGCCGTCTCGGCGGGACTCGGCCTGACCTTGCGGACGCCACACGGCCTGCCCGGCTCGCTCAAGGCTCTCGATCCGCAGGAAGCGGGCTTGCCGATGCTGCCGTCGCTCTCGCTTCGCCTCCTCAAGGCTTCGCCGCAGACCAACGTCGCCGTCGACCGCCTCGCCTCGCTTATCAGCGAGGTCTTGATCGACGTCATCGACCAGTTGGATCTCCCGACCAAGAGGCCGAGACGGGAGGCCGAGACATCCCAGGCCTGA
- a CDS encoding 4-oxalocrotonate tautomerase family protein: MPFVNVKIAGPGLAAEQVAILHREVTGLMADVLGKKAALTAVLIEDVAVGGWQVAGRPVTCAAHIDASVTAGTNSAEEKARFIAQANQLLHRVLGDELPLATYVVVTEIAADAWGYDGQTQAHRQVAR; this comes from the coding sequence ATGCCGTTCGTGAACGTGAAAATCGCAGGTCCGGGCCTCGCCGCGGAGCAAGTCGCCATTCTGCACCGTGAGGTGACAGGGCTGATGGCCGACGTGCTCGGAAAGAAGGCCGCTCTCACGGCCGTCCTGATCGAAGACGTCGCTGTCGGCGGCTGGCAGGTCGCAGGCCGGCCGGTGACCTGCGCCGCGCATATCGATGCGTCGGTGACGGCAGGCACCAACAGCGCGGAGGAGAAGGCGCGCTTCATCGCGCAGGCCAACCAACTCTTGCATCGTGTGCTCGGAGACGAATTGCCCCTGGCGACCTACGTCGTCGTCACCGAGATCGCTGCCGATGCCTGGGGATACGATGGGCAGACGCAGGCGCACCGGCAGGTCGCCCGCTGA
- a CDS encoding glycosyltransferase family 4 protein codes for MKIALLAHLKYPIAQPFSGGLEMHTHLLASTLRARGHKVTLYASEGSDARGCLKAMCPPTGSAFDDESGLRIDRAELAAYEAMVADVARGDFDIIHNNSLHFLPLLRARDLGAPMVTALHTPPFEPFVRGVKARANDMTFAAVSESLAREWLPLIDEPLVIGNGIDLDAFAYSPVPKGEPHAIWMGRLVPEKGPHLAIDAARVAGIPLKFAGPQSNRAYWDAEIAPRLGPDITYLGHLGHADLARRVGEAHVALCTPRWEEPFGLVLAEFLACGTPVAAFARGAIPDILDETSGVLAQADDPVDLGRALTRAIRLDRHDCRRRAEHLFDADTMTDRYEAMYHAEIRRWSTPVTVRPVPAGARAPLLDNA; via the coding sequence GTGAAGATCGCCCTCCTCGCACACCTGAAATACCCCATCGCACAGCCCTTCTCCGGGGGGCTCGAGATGCATACTCATCTGCTTGCGAGCACCTTGCGTGCCCGCGGGCACAAAGTGACGCTCTACGCCTCGGAAGGGTCCGATGCGCGCGGATGCCTGAAGGCGATGTGCCCGCCCACCGGCAGCGCCTTCGACGACGAGTCCGGCCTGCGCATCGACCGCGCCGAACTCGCCGCCTACGAGGCGATGGTGGCGGATGTGGCGCGCGGTGATTTCGACATCATCCACAATAACAGCCTGCATTTCCTTCCGCTGCTGCGTGCGAGAGACCTCGGTGCGCCGATGGTGACGGCACTGCACACCCCGCCGTTCGAGCCGTTCGTGCGCGGCGTCAAGGCGCGGGCCAACGACATGACCTTCGCCGCCGTGTCGGAATCCCTGGCGCGGGAATGGCTGCCGCTCATCGACGAGCCGCTGGTGATCGGCAACGGCATCGACCTCGATGCCTTCGCCTATTCGCCCGTGCCCAAGGGTGAGCCCCATGCGATCTGGATGGGGCGCCTCGTTCCCGAGAAGGGCCCGCATCTCGCCATCGATGCGGCCCGCGTCGCAGGCATTCCCCTGAAATTCGCCGGCCCGCAGAGCAACCGCGCCTATTGGGATGCGGAGATCGCGCCGCGTCTCGGCCCCGACATCACCTATCTCGGCCATCTCGGCCATGCGGATCTCGCCCGCCGCGTCGGCGAGGCGCATGTGGCCCTGTGCACGCCGCGTTGGGAGGAGCCGTTCGGCCTCGTCCTCGCCGAGTTCCTGGCCTGCGGCACGCCGGTCGCGGCCTTCGCCCGCGGCGCCATTCCCGACATCCTCGACGAGACCTCGGGCGTCCTCGCCCAGGCCGACGATCCGGTCGATCTCGGACGGGCATTGACCCGCGCGATTCGTCTCGACCGCCACGATTGCCGTCGTCGCGCCGAGCACCTGTTCGATGCCGACACCATGACCGACCGCTACGAGGCGATGTACCATGCCGAAATCCGTCGTTGGTCCACCCCCGTCACCGTGCGTCCGGTCCCGGCCGGCGCTCGCGCACCCCTGCTTGACAATGCGTAA
- a CDS encoding glycosyltransferase family 2 protein: MRNNPLSLGRAVVCVPARNEAEVLPRLVRSLNRQIGSGDGALLRLVILANNCTDETVSLIREMERNGETRHLDLRVIEAVVPREVAHVGTARRIALDAGADWLEADGIRDGVLLSTDADAVAAPGWARANLAALENAELVGGRLVIETEESENRDPEIHALHRMIERYWVAVRALEEAVDPPAHDPAPRHGDHVAASIALRAALYREVGGLPAIPCGEDNALVAKVRLAGGRVRHCPNVSISVSDRGTGRVTGGMATEMARRARVVAGEEDYRLPPARHWLAVIERQRAFRLAWTAQGGPEAGLRALGVTAADIAAVDPATCVNAIAFAERVGERIGEIGPEPAHVPLDEAIAGLDALLAEMIDRPTARVA, encoded by the coding sequence ATGCGTAACAACCCGCTCTCCCTCGGCCGGGCCGTCGTCTGCGTCCCCGCCCGCAACGAAGCGGAGGTGCTGCCGCGCCTCGTCCGCTCGCTCAACCGCCAGATCGGTTCCGGCGACGGCGCGCTGCTGCGCCTCGTCATCCTGGCCAATAACTGCACCGACGAGACGGTGTCGTTGATCCGCGAGATGGAGCGGAACGGCGAGACCCGGCATCTCGATCTTCGCGTGATCGAGGCGGTGGTTCCGCGCGAGGTGGCCCATGTGGGCACCGCGCGCCGCATCGCCCTCGATGCCGGGGCCGACTGGCTCGAAGCCGACGGAATCCGCGACGGGGTGCTGCTAAGCACCGATGCCGACGCCGTCGCCGCACCCGGCTGGGCGCGCGCCAACCTGGCGGCGCTGGAGAATGCCGAGCTCGTGGGCGGCCGCCTCGTCATCGAGACGGAGGAGAGCGAGAACCGCGACCCCGAGATCCACGCCCTTCATCGCATGATCGAACGCTACTGGGTCGCCGTCCGCGCCCTGGAGGAGGCCGTCGATCCGCCGGCCCACGATCCGGCGCCGCGCCATGGCGACCATGTGGCGGCGAGCATCGCGCTGCGCGCCGCTCTCTATCGCGAGGTCGGCGGTCTGCCTGCTATCCCTTGCGGGGAAGACAACGCCCTCGTCGCCAAGGTCCGCCTCGCCGGCGGCCGCGTCCGCCACTGCCCCAACGTGTCGATTTCGGTCTCCGACCGGGGCACCGGCCGGGTCACCGGGGGCATGGCCACCGAGATGGCCCGTCGCGCGCGGGTCGTCGCGGGAGAAGAGGATTATCGCCTGCCGCCGGCCCGCCATTGGCTCGCCGTGATCGAGCGGCAGCGTGCGTTCCGTCTCGCTTGGACCGCTCAAGGCGGCCCGGAAGCCGGTTTGCGCGCGCTCGGGGTGACGGCGGCGGACATCGCCGCCGTCGATCCGGCGACCTGCGTCAACGCCATCGCCTTCGCCGAGCGTGTCGGCGAGCGGATCGGTGAGATCGGCCCCGAGCCGGCGCATGTCCCCCTCGACGAGGCCATTGCTGGGCTCGATGCCCTGCTCGCCGAAATGATCGATCGCCCGACCGCGCGGGTGGCGTGA